The region TCTTCTCCGTCTACACACATGGTGCTATTTAGCTTGCTTCACTTCACTGCCGTTTCAAAACGTACTGAGAGACACGTGTTTGCTTGAACATCACTAATGTTGCAGGACACACTTGTATAGAccggcgtgtgtgtgcgtgttttccACGTATGGTGGAGTTTATGGGAAATGTCTTGTGATAAGGCAATTCAGTAGAAGTGTCTTGTAGCTTTTAAACATGTATATCTGTGTAGACAGAAGACATTCACGTAGTTTAATACGCGTGGAAAGCGTGGATACAgcaatatatataaatgtatatattaacGTTTGCCTACTGTTCTCTCCTGCCACTGACGTGCAGGACACTTTTTATTCTACACGTAAAATCAATACTTCCTCCTGGCACGCGCCCCTAGCTCGAGACGCATCGCACGCGCCCCTAGCTCGAGACGCATCGCACGCGCATAGCCGCTTCACGTTCGCGTCTGCTTCGTGATTCGTAGCTAGGAGGCGTGCCCACGCTTTCAAATACAGCTGTCCAAACGCACGTTTGACTCACAGTTCGTCAGACTATGCAGAGGCGAGCGTCGACGCAAATCGCTAGCAAAGGGAGGTCTTTGGTTGCAATTGACTTAGAGATGCACGAAACACCATCGGAGTTTTTGTTATAGTTGTGGCATGTTCCTGGCGATATCATTTCAAGAAAAAAACCAACAACGACATTGGATGAGGTGTTCTAACTTCGGTACTGTTTGGTTTGAAAGTGTGATAAATCAACTCGTGTGTCCCGGGCGTCGAAACGTATCGCTTTTCCTTTATGTGGAAATTCACAAATGAACCGTGCATGATAGGTAAGTAAAATGTCTTAAACGATGCTTTCTTTTCCTAAAAACGCTGAATTGAACTTGAACTTGATTAAACAAATGATGGGAAACGCATTAGTTTAGCGTCGCTTTATTTGTTGTGATGTTAAATTGTATTTAGGCTGTTTTTAGCACAGTCGCACCGAGATATCAAACCTGTCCAATTATACAGCTACATCTTTGATGTGCATTAAAGGACATGCCGATAATTGGCGCCCCTAAGGTGGTTTGAGTTCAGTGGCTTTTCGGCATTTACCTCTACGGCGAGCAGTAGTTTTCCCAGGTTTCATAAAAgttttgctttaaaaaaaaaaaaacttaaatatAAACCCTGATATCTCTTTAGGCAGTGTTTTCCCAGACTATATGAAATACTTCATTAGAATCGACACGTAACGTTTGCTAAAAGCGTTTCGTTTCACAGACGCTGTGGAGATTGATGGTTCTAGTAGTGAACGTTTCATGTAGTCTCGTCAGGTCGTTTAATTTCTTGTCATTGCAAATTTGCTGTCTGACCTTGTACTGTTATCCCCCCCCTAACCTTCTGCCAATTTCCTGTAATGTAATACTTAATTTACACTATTTTTAGTATTAAATTTTCTGTATCAAATATGGTTGTATCATGTGAGGTCTGCTGTTTGTAAATAGGTACGTGTAATAGATATCTGCTACAATTATTATTGACACCTGAGGGCAAATCACTGTCCAGAACATCTCTTGTTTGTGTTCTTTAACCCTGACGTACACCACCAAGCATGCCATTGTCTTGGACAAGAAATatttggaggtgggggggggggggtgggggatgtGGACTAAAGCTGTTTCCTGTCTAAGACTCGGGGTCAACAATGGCAGTCATTGCTAGAATGGTCGGTGGTCCAATTCCCAACTGACATCAGAAGCCGTTAGGGATGTTGAAATAATGGTCCCTCAAAGTGGAAAGGAGGGGCAAGAATAACTGTACTATACAATACATTGGAATGCTGGGTGAACAGTGTGCTGAAAAAAAGTAAGATTTTCAGGAAACTAAGACAAAGGGAAAGCTTTGTCAACCCTTGAATGGCTGTAATAATTCTTGTGTGTACTGAACGTCAGATGGATCAGTACCCACACTTTGTTTACTTGTGTTGTGAGCAAGTTTCAAAAAGCCAGTCTATTGTTTTTGGCAAGGCAAAGTACATAGCTCATTTAGCCTAACTAGAAGGGCTTGCAAGAGCTGTGGACCTTAAAGGTTAAAGTTCATTTTTTATGGTCTACTCATTTTACTTAATGGATTTGTATTCATTAGATTGCAAGCTCACATTTTAAATGAGGCTGAACTAATTCTGCAGTCTAACCAGATTTATGTTGAATTTGCCCCAAAAAATTGTTAGACAATCCTGTGTACATTTTGGATGCCTCAGACAAAAACTCAAATACACTCTTGTAGGACTGACCGTTTGTAAATGTATCCAGCAGCCCTACAAACAGGATAGTTTTCTTTTCATCCCTCCTCCATGGACGAATCTGCTCAACGTGATCACGTGAATCTGGGTACAACAGTAGTTTTCACCTGCAACAGACACGGATATACCTTGTTAAATTTTTGATGCACCTTGAATGCATGTTCCTGAGTTAGTGCGTCATGGGTGCAACTGATCCTGGGCTGATTACCGTTCTCTGCAAAGAGTAGCATGTTCTCATTTCTACTGTTGGCataatgaggtgtgtgtgcacgtgggaGCAATGCTGAAGTTGTTTCGTAGAGTATTGCACCAAGGAGAGAAGGTGATGTGGTGCACTGCGAATGCTTCTTGCAGATCTCTAATTGACTCTACTGTCTTTGTTTTTCCTCCCAGATCGTGTGGCCAAAACCTACTATTTGATGCTGGGAACGCCACTGGAGAAAGGGGGAAAGGATTTATCTTGAGTTATTCAGTTCCAGAGTTCCTTTGCCATGTCTCTGGCCTCCTTTCACCTGATGCAGACTTTGAAGAACTCTCCTGCGGCCCTGCGCAAACACTTCCGGCGTGACCGCACCGAGAGTCTGTCCCATGGCGACCCCATCTTCAAGGTGCACTACCTGGGCACCAAGAAGATCTTTTCCCTGGACCTGAAACAGGCGGAGGACGCCATCGATCCACTCCTGGATGGCACGCCGGGCAAGCTGTCCAAGGACCACGCCCTGGTGGTGCGGCAGCGTTACGTGGAGGTCAAGGAGCTTAGCACGGGGAGGCAGCTCACCAAGACGTACCTGCACGACATCGCCTTCTGCGCCTCGCACTCCACCCGCCCCAATGTGTTCCTCTACATCTGCAGGCAGCCGGGCCAGCAGCTGCAGTGCAGGGTGTTCTGGTGTAGCCGGGTGGAGAGGGCGAAAGACATGACCGCCTGCCTGGCTCATTCATTTCAGAGGGCACTGAGCGACTGGCAGGATGGCTGTACCACACTGCCACAGACGGAAGGTATCACTAAGGTGGATGAGGCACCCACTGCCAATCCTGGGTCAAAAGGGTCAACTCTGCCAGCCAGCCTGGGAAAAGGTGAGCAGGGCGAAGGAGAGTTGCTAACTAGCATGCTAGTTGGTTCACTTCTATAAATATTAATGCAGTTCTCTGCTAGTAATAACACATGTAATGCTGAAGTGTAATACTGTCTGTATCTGTGCATGAACACAGTCCGCTGGAAGAAGAAGGGGTCTGTGTCCCGCAGTCCTCTAAGAGCCATGACCAGACGGAGCTCCGCCACCGACAGCTGGCACTGAGATGCCCAGGGATGACCCTGCTACTTGACCTCTTGACCCCTATGGGATCGTTCAAATACGAAGGCACTTTTTCTTCTCTCCCACCTCTCCAGCCATGTAGAAGGACGGCAACAGCTGGATTGGTCAGACTCCACCAAACCTTTCCACCCACAAATGTGCAGTTTTTGCAGACTGGAGGCAGTGTAAACTGATGCCAAATTTGCTGTTACTTCTCATTTGGGACACAATAACTGATGACGTACAAGGGGAAGTGGGGGGAGTTGATTGTTCTCAGATTATATGCTGGTGAATTAGTTCATTTACTGTTCATCTCGATTGCAGTGCTGATTTGTGTCCTGGTCTCGGTACCTTGGGACCAAATGCAACTTTATGCAAACAAAAATCACCAAAGTCAACAAACTAACCTAACCAGagtctttttaaaaataattttatttattgctATTTTCTTATAACCTGCTCAGCTTTGAGTACATGGGAGGTGAGCATACATGATCGGTGAGCAGTTAAACAGGAAGTGCATCTGTTTTTGTATTGGACATGTCACATTAGAGATGCCATAGGCAGCGTGTGATGCCACGTGTGCAAATGCAGACAGTTCTACTGAGTTCAAGCAGATTCAGTTTGGGCACAAGATTACCACCCACAATTATTTGGAACCAACACAGGCGTTTAACACATACCAGCAGAGGAGTGACTATTTTAGTGCTAGTTCCTTATCTTGGATTCCATTACTACAAAAGCAAATAGAATATGCTAGGTTTAACGGGCCAGACAAAATATACTGTAGAATAACAATGTTTAGTGTTTTTACCATTTAATTTGCTTCTCAGCAAAGGTTAGACATGCAATATGGGAGGAGGCTCCCAAGGGGAAAACATGGCTCTGCATTCTTGTGTGCAGTGGGTAAGCGAACACCATGTGCCCCAAGGAGTTCGGGTGGAATTCTTGTTGTGCACCTGCATTGAGACGGGACCATTCTAGACTCCCCAGGTGTCCCTGTCCCCCTAAtaccccctcccccctgctTTCATGACTTTGCAAGTTTTTGAACCAGAACATCAGGTTTTGTGAGTTTctcttttttgtatttatttatttatttttacattttttgcaAAAACCATGCTAAGCTAGTGATATCTTCATATGGTGACATCAAAAAGCTGATTGTTCTAAgtgcagggggtgggggggggtggttgtgtgtggaaggtggggggggggggggggggggggggggttacaaaCACTGCTGCATGTGAAGCAACATGTGCAGGTGTTCCAGTGTGAAGGGCTCTAGTCATGTCCTCTTGCCCAAGTAGCAAAAACCTAAATATTCTAAACAGTCTTGAATGGTGTCGATTCACTACTGTTTGAGTCTCAGCTGTTTCACGGCCACTATAATCTTGCTGTTACACATTCCTACTAGAAATAGTTTTAACCCGACAGGTTTTATTTAATGCATATTAAAGTGTAACTCTTAACACAAAGATAGCAGGCCTGCATGCGGGATCTgcgtgtctgctaaatgctttTTTATGTCTGAAGGTGCATGTTTGTTTTACAAGTTCGGTGTACATATTTAAATAAGTatgtattttatgaaaaaataaacttttataCAATAATTCTTGCATGAGTGCTTATCTTTATCTGCTACTGCAAAGCAGTGCGACATGCATGGAAATTTTAAATTGCCTTACCACTCCAGGACTCCAATGAAAAAGAATCTCCTTTTAAAATGTAGTGAGCTCCCCTTTAAACCCCATATGGCACTAATCTTCAGTATTTATCAGAGATGGGCTATAATGTCCTAttatgcagtggtgtaaacAATACCTTAAACCTCATATACAGTACATTGGAGACAATTCTAGCCTCAGAAAACCAACCCATCACCCCCATTGGCTCCTTTAAGCAAGCACTCcaagcagtagactttgtaacCTTTTATCCAGGGTAACTAGAACTCTCTGATGAATAATGGGATAGTTTCTCTGATTGCACAGATTTTAATTCAATCCCTTAATCAATTTTTAATATTGACTGGCAAGTCCCATAAGCCCATACATCAGGTCACCAGACTCAAAATGAGCAAAATGTAGAGAAAGCTGATTTACTTCAGCTGTAGAATGCCAGACCAACATTATGGATCAGATTACCAGTTCTATAATTCGATAAATAGTGATTACATGAATCAGCACTATAGGTGAGTGCTTGCACATGGTTAACAACGTTCATATTTGCTTGGGCCCTCAGTTTGATCATTTGGCTATAATGATAAATTGTATTTGTACAGCGCTTTTCAGAACCCAAAGACGCTGACAATAAGTACAAAAGACATTGTTAGATATTCAATGCAGAACACTCACAGGAAACAGAACAGTATCACCAATATAACCAAGACATGAGCAGAAGTGGATTAAAGCAGTGATTATTTTTTAGGTTTATTATATAAAATTTTTAAGGTTAGTTTTAAAAATGGAGAAAGTTGCAGAGTCAAGGAGCATATAGAAAATGCCCGATGACGATATCTGTAATGGCTGGTGGGGAGAACAGGAAGCTGGCCGGCAGAGGAACACATGAGATTGCAGGTTGGGTTGTGAGGAAGAAGAGTCAGATGGGGATGAAGGAGCATGTGTGTTTAAAGCTTTATAGGTGAGAAGGCGTATTTTAAATTGGATTCAGTATTTGACAGCGAGCCAGTGGATGTGTGAATAAGAATGAGTGTATCGGTAataagagagcaggagagaataTGAGTCAGAAGATTATGAACCATCTGGAGGCTGTGGACAGAGGAAGAGCGAATGCCAAACAGAAGAGAACTGCAATAATGTCACCTGTCTGCCAGTGTTTGCTATGGTTCCTTTATGCTTAGAGAGGTGGTAGTCCTCTCTAGACTGGAGCTAGTgctagtggtggtgtgtggggtgtcaCTGCTCATCCGAGGAGTCTGGGAACGAGGGGACAATCCTGCTCTCCATGACACGAAGCTTCTGGACTTCAGCGAGACTCTGGAAGTGCAGACGTCTCAGTGGTTTAATCTCCTCCACCACTAAAATAAAGGGAGAGAAGATAAAATACTCAGGATAACAATGGCCTTAAACCATCACACTGTCTACCACAAAGTGATAGAAGAAACTTAGATCAAACATAACTTTGTATCTGTAAAGAGAAACATCCCACGCTAGCCCCAGGGTCAGCCATAGGATTTAGTATTCTGAGTAGGCTCCGAATTCAGAGGTCTGCACACACCCATTTCATAAAATGGCTCCTCTCGAACTCCTTGAACCACAATCATCTCCAGGAAGTTAAGAAGGGCCCCAGTGATCAGAAAGCGCTTCGGCAGTGGAAGGGTTTGaaggtagcgcatatccagacAGAACGGATTATCTGGAGGGGGCATTGTGCACAGACCAACCAACTCATTCACGATGTCCCATACCTTTGTCCCTGTAAGGAAAATACACAAATAACCATGATGCCTTCAGTGACTGCTGGAACTGTCAGGTCCTGGTGTGTTGCTATTAGAAAGCAGCAAAGAGGTCCTATGTGAATCAATTGTAGGTGCTTTGCATTTTAATACTGATTTATTTTAAACAAGAATAAGGCCTAAAACATACCTTATGTAAGTATATGAACATAAATGCTTTGATAACTATTTGACATATATGTTTTCATTCTAAATTTTATCACCTGAAAATTCCTAATGCAACTGAAGTTTTAGCAGTATTCGGACTATTACAGCTAAGGGGCACTGAACAGAATTAAGATTTCATTTTCAAGTTGCATTCTCCTCCATAAAGAAATAGTTTACCCACACCTTAATTGGTCCTGTATTGTCTTGGGGTTTACCACATCCACAGGGACCCAAGAACCCAGGGTTTTGTGATTACACCACATAGGGTATGGGTTGTCACTTACATAAAGTATGTTTCTGGCCTAAAGTCTGCCAACCTTGAGAGGTTAAAACCCAGTCTGTAATGGACTTGAGCTTCATGGGTGTGTCTTTGACCAGCGAATCAGTGCCTCCGATGTTAACCAAGCGCTCATGATTGGATCGTATCCAGGCATATGGTCGGCCATATTTAGCATAACCAGCCAACAGGAAAAGGGTGCAGTTCATTTCCTGTTTTTACACACATAAATGAGCTTTTATCTAATTTTCTCTGctactttatttttttaataaatagtattaaaaacaacaaaatagtaGAGTTACTCACAGGCACAGCGATCTCCCTCTCACTAGGAGAAGCTGGGAGAAGATGGCAATCGCTACTTCTACGGGGCAAAACAGAGCTGTTGACGACTCTGTGATGCGGTGATGGGTGTGAATATCTCTACTGTGTGTAATGGCTCCTGAGTCAGCTCTCTACCTGTTAGCTTGCTGTCGGGAAGCCTGGGGAGGGTGGGGCCAGGGCTGAGGCCCTTCTCCAGGTAAAGGGGAGCTGACATAGCCACTGGCCAGGCTACAGCTGCTACTACATGTAGAGCTGGTGAAGGAGGAGGCAACCGACACAGGAAAACCAGGAGAGCGCCATCCCTGAGGACAGATAACAACAGACACCCCCTAACTGTTTGAGGGAAAAACTACAATTCCATTCTCACTCTCTGTGGTACACTTTACAATCTTTAGTGTAGAGTCCACATTACTATGACCACTAATTCATGTCAAAAGAGAGAAACTGATAGAAACTAACCAGATCTTCATTGACAACAGTCAGCAATAGTTCCTCTTTTCCCCTCAGCCAGGGCTGAAAATAACAAAAACCCTGCAAACGAGACGACAAACCATAAAGCATAACCCAAAGATGAAAACCAGTATTGGGTATGGTGTCTGCAATAATTCATCTGATTTAATGTTCATTGTTCAATGAAATATATTAATATCTCCCTGATCCAACCTGTAAAGATCCTAGTATTGCCAAGTCAGACAGGAAATGCTGTAGTCGtctcttctgttctctctctttgttctgGTTTCCACAAAAGAACAGTTAAAGacatattaaacattttttaaataaactgtAATTGTAGACTGCACCTTAGACACAtggc is a window of Brachyhypopomus gauderio isolate BG-103 chromosome 14, BGAUD_0.2, whole genome shotgun sequence DNA encoding:
- the LOC143475221 gene encoding uncharacterized protein LOC143475221, encoding MSLASFHLMQTLKNSPAALRKHFRRDRTESLSHGDPIFKVHYLGTKKIFSLDLKQAEDAIDPLLDGTPGKLSKDHALVVRQRYVEVKELSTGRQLTKTYLHDIAFCASHSTRPNVFLYICRQPGQQLQCRVFWCSRVERAKDMTACLAHSFQRALSDWQDGCTTLPQTEGITKVDEAPTANPGSKGSTLPASLGKVRWKKKGSVSRSPLRAMTRRSSATDSWH
- the LOC143475461 gene encoding uncharacterized protein LOC143475461 isoform X1; this encodes MDAFEEALAGQNKEREQKRRLQHFLSDLAILGSLQGFCYFQPWLRGKEELLLTVVNEDLGWRSPGFPVSVASSFTSSTCSSSCSLASGYVSSPLPGEGPQPWPHPPQASRQQANRSSDCHLLPASPSEREIAVPEMNCTLFLLAGYAKYGRPYAWIRSNHERLVNIGGTDSLVKDTPMKLKSITDWVLTSQGTKVWDIVNELVGLCTMPPPDNPFCLDMRYLQTLPLPKRFLITGALLNFLEMIVVQGVREEPFYEMVVEEIKPLRRLHFQSLAEVQKLRVMESRIVPSFPDSSDEQ
- the LOC143475461 gene encoding uncharacterized protein LOC143475461 isoform X3, which encodes MMNKEREQKRRLQHFLSDLAILGSLQGFCYFQPWLRGKEELLLTVVNEDLGWRSPGFPVSVASSFTSSTCSSSCSLASGYVSSPLPGEGPQPWPHPPQASRQQANRSSDCHLLPASPSEREIAVPEMNCTLFLLAGYAKYGRPYAWIRSNHERLVNIGGTDSLVKDTPMKLKSITDWVLTSQGTKVWDIVNELVGLCTMPPPDNPFCLDMRYLQTLPLPKRFLITGALLNFLEMIVVQGVREEPFYEMVVEEIKPLRRLHFQSLAEVQKLRVMESRIVPSFPDSSDEQ
- the LOC143475461 gene encoding uncharacterized protein LOC143475461 isoform X2, whose protein sequence is MSASNKEREQKRRLQHFLSDLAILGSLQGFCYFQPWLRGKEELLLTVVNEDLGWRSPGFPVSVASSFTSSTCSSSCSLASGYVSSPLPGEGPQPWPHPPQASRQQANRSSDCHLLPASPSEREIAVPEMNCTLFLLAGYAKYGRPYAWIRSNHERLVNIGGTDSLVKDTPMKLKSITDWVLTSQGTKVWDIVNELVGLCTMPPPDNPFCLDMRYLQTLPLPKRFLITGALLNFLEMIVVQGVREEPFYEMVVEEIKPLRRLHFQSLAEVQKLRVMESRIVPSFPDSSDEQ